DNA sequence from the Actinomycetota bacterium genome:
GTCCTGCTGGGCTGCCGGAGTCCTCGTCGGCGACGCCCCAGAGGTGGTCACCGCACGATGCGACGGCGACCTGATCGCAGACCAGCCCGTCGCGGCCCTCGACCGGCTGACCGCGGCGGCACGGACCGTCGCACGAGACCCGTCGCGAGACACGGTCTCCTTCGGTGAGCGCACCATGGCGACCGGCGACTACCTCACCGAGCTGTTCGCCGACTACCTCGTT
Encoded proteins:
- a CDS encoding maleylpyruvate isomerase family mycothiol-dependent enzyme — translated: MRPDDLFDRAAAGLQRRLPAVTPADLDAPTPCAGWNVRDLLAHLAEESCWAAGVLVGDAPEVVTARCDGDLIADQPVAALDRLTAAARTVARDPSRDTVSFGERTMATGDYLTELFADYLV